The window ACCGGCATCAGGGGGTTTGCCGAGATTCTCATCGAAGAGAGCGAGGGGACCCAGCGAGAGTTTGCACAACTAATAGAGAAGAACAGTCGGCGACTGCTCGACACGCTCAATTCGGTTCTCGAACTGGCCCGCCTCGAAGCCCCTGTGCTCACTACGTCAACGACCAGGATCGACCTCGTACAGACAATGCGCGATGTGGCCGAGATTATCGTACCAACTGTTCCTGCTAATTCCGTGGAGTTCACAGTCGAGTCGACGCACGCTGGAATTATCGTGGACGCCGACCCGGAGAGCGTCTACTCGGTCCTGTACAACCTGATCGGTAACGCCGTGAAGTTCACGTCGAAAGGCCACGTCCGGGCTTCGCTGTTCGCCTCACCAGAGCAAGTGCTCCTTATCGTCGAAGACACGGGAGTCGGCATCGCAAGCGATTTCCTGCCCAGACTATTCGACGAGTTCAGTCAGGAGTCTACGGGCCTGACGAGGGACTTCGAGGGAAGCGGACTGGGCCTCGCCATCACGCGTAGAGCTGTGCAGATACTTGACGGGGACATCGGTGTTCAGTCAACCAAAGGGGAGGGCACCCGGTTTACAGTAACCCTGCCGATGATGGCAGAGGTGCGCGGCGAGCCGATTTTCGAGCGTGTGGTCTAGTTTAGCTTCGGAGTCCACAACCCTTCTCGGA of the Rhodothermales bacterium genome contains:
- a CDS encoding PAS domain-containing sensor histidine kinase; translated protein: MSDDKNLNLAKQIASAAADLYHAILESTSTGIVTVDEDDLIVYANQEACRMWGYEPGELIGNPISLLLPTVSDPLSVHGRPLRRLRSIIGSEVDVEGKSREGKQVRVALSVRETTVGRSTLYTAALQDISDRLRYQDALIDAREQAEEVTRIRTALLTNVGHEIRTPLTGIRGFAEILIEESEGTQREFAQLIEKNSRRLLDTLNSVLELARLEAPVLTTSTTRIDLVQTMRDVAEIIVPTVPANSVEFTVESTHAGIIVDADPESVYSVLYNLIGNAVKFTSKGHVRASLFASPEQVLLIVEDTGVGIASDFLPRLFDEFSQESTGLTRDFEGSGLGLAITRRAVQILDGDIGVQSTKGEGTRFTVTLPMMAEVRGEPIFERVV